A genomic segment from uncultured Marinifilum sp. encodes:
- a CDS encoding aconitase/3-isopropylmalate dehydratase large subunit family protein — translation MQKLTFVEKILGAKSGSIVFKTTNIVLTHDNTASIKKTFQKMGGKKVKNPDQLLIVLDHNAPPTNAKLANDYQRIRELVQEQGVKKFYDAGFGICHQLMANHAKPGMLIVGSDSHTCTAGAFNALAAGIDRTEAAGLWKRGETWFRVPESIKITLKGKLPKGVYAKDLSLWIIGMLGSAGANYMSIEYHGEGVKNLSISDRMCLANLASEMGAKNAVFPPDMVLEAFYGQKVKGIWADEGARYFKEYEINLDDLFPLVAAPYHVDNVKSISEVKGVKLNEGLIGTCTNGRLEDLRIAARILNGKQVAAGFQLLVAPASKEIYLKAIEEGIITKLMKAGATILGASCGPCLGTGQGIPADGFTVISTANRNFLGRMGNKNAQIYLASPATVASSALTGKITNPENNSCQNKQFPFKKKQSAKIIIPDKENRKENGVWDYSDIDHLNTDQMFAGNLTYEVLSSDGKGILPYLFKGFDDSFAQRVQQGDILIAGDNFGCGSSREHPAVGLAHAGVQAVIVKSVNRIFYRSAINQGLLLIVNRKIVDFYKKGDVLRIDFQEGIIQLGDQYFETPPLPDKLQQIIKCKGLVNWIKAES, via the coding sequence ATGCAAAAATTAACTTTCGTTGAGAAAATTTTAGGGGCAAAAAGTGGCAGTATTGTTTTTAAAACAACCAATATTGTCTTAACACACGATAATACAGCCAGCATAAAAAAAACATTCCAGAAAATGGGAGGTAAAAAGGTGAAAAATCCCGATCAACTCCTGATTGTTTTGGATCACAATGCACCACCTACAAATGCAAAGCTGGCAAACGATTATCAAAGAATTAGAGAATTGGTGCAGGAGCAGGGAGTCAAAAAATTTTACGATGCAGGTTTCGGTATTTGTCATCAACTCATGGCAAATCATGCAAAACCCGGAATGTTGATTGTTGGAAGCGATAGTCATACCTGTACAGCAGGTGCATTTAATGCTTTGGCTGCAGGAATAGACAGAACCGAAGCTGCAGGTCTTTGGAAGCGCGGAGAAACCTGGTTTCGTGTGCCCGAATCCATTAAAATTACTCTAAAAGGGAAATTACCCAAAGGTGTTTATGCCAAAGATCTTTCTTTGTGGATAATTGGGATGCTTGGATCGGCTGGTGCCAATTACATGTCTATCGAATATCATGGCGAAGGAGTGAAAAACCTGTCCATTTCTGATCGCATGTGCCTGGCAAATCTGGCTTCCGAAATGGGCGCTAAGAATGCTGTTTTTCCACCCGATATGGTTTTGGAAGCATTTTATGGGCAAAAAGTAAAAGGCATTTGGGCCGATGAAGGTGCACGATATTTTAAAGAATACGAAATTAATTTAGACGATTTGTTTCCACTAGTTGCCGCTCCTTATCATGTCGATAATGTTAAAAGCATATCAGAAGTAAAAGGGGTGAAGTTAAATGAGGGCTTGATAGGGACTTGTACAAATGGACGATTAGAGGATTTACGAATTGCAGCAAGAATATTGAATGGAAAACAAGTTGCTGCCGGATTTCAATTGCTGGTAGCGCCAGCCTCCAAAGAGATTTATCTGAAAGCTATAGAAGAGGGAATTATTACAAAGCTAATGAAAGCAGGAGCTACTATTTTGGGGGCGTCATGCGGACCTTGTTTGGGAACGGGACAAGGAATTCCTGCCGATGGCTTTACGGTAATATCAACAGCTAACAGAAATTTTTTGGGACGAATGGGCAATAAAAATGCTCAAATATATCTTGCATCTCCAGCTACAGTTGCTAGTTCTGCACTTACAGGTAAAATTACTAATCCAGAAAACAATTCTTGTCAAAACAAGCAATTCCCATTTAAAAAGAAACAGAGTGCTAAAATTATCATCCCAGATAAAGAGAATAGAAAAGAAAATGGCGTTTGGGATTATTCCGATATTGATCATTTAAATACGGATCAGATGTTCGCCGGAAATTTAACCTACGAGGTTTTGAGTTCCGATGGCAAAGGTATTCTTCCTTATTTGTTCAAAGGATTTGATGATTCTTTTGCACAGAGAGTGCAGCAAGGTGATATTTTAATTGCCGGCGATAATTTTGGCTGTGGTAGTTCTCGTGAGCATCCGGCAGTAGGTTTAGCACATGCCGGAGTACAGGCTGTTATCGTAAAATCGGTAAACCGGATATTTTATCGCTCGGCAATAAACCAAGGACTTTTACTAATTGTAAACCGCAAAATTGTCGATTTTTACAAAAAAGGAGATGTGTTGAGAATTGATTTTCAGGAAGGAATAATACAATTGGGCGATCAATACTTCGAAACTCCTCCTTTGCCAGATAAATTACAGCAAATTATAAAATGTAAAGGTCTTGTAAATTGGATAAAGGCTGAATCCTAA
- a CDS encoding aconitase/3-isopropylmalate dehydratase large subunit family protein — MGMTLIEKILANHSEESTVKPGDIVDIEIDIRAARDFGGANVVKNIQEYNLRIADPQKTFFTFDCNPTGSDQKYAVNQQICRLFARDNGIKVYDINVGIGTHTLIEQGLAYSGITAVTTDSHANILGAVGAFGQGMGDKDIAAAIHKGKVWFKVPKSVKINLNGKRPEGIYAKDIVLGLLNLFGANSLLGYSVEVYGREVDELTLDERITISSMATEMGCIIILFTPNDAIMEYSKFRNGKNIDLVKADNDAHYEEVFDLNLNDFVPRVSLPGEPHNTVPLSDVKGVKIDSAFIGSCTNGRMDDFRIVASILKGKKVAPDVVFKIVPATDEIWNECLKEGLINIFKEAGAMVSNAGCAGCAAGQVGQNGEGEVSISTGNRNFPGKQGKGEVYLASPATVAASAIAGCIVSHDQIPELPVKFGKENIKVKEVETMLCSTSKIIHKPKKIEGRVWYIPIDNIDTDMIFHNRYLSITDSSEMGQYTFDNLEGYEDFAKKAKPGDIIIVHKNFGSGSSRQQAVDCFKALGIQAVLAESYGAIYERNAINAAFPIMTCNAILELNLANGDLLRLDFETGKITNISKDISVQGERFSEVQLEIYQNGGLF, encoded by the coding sequence ATGGGAATGACATTAATCGAGAAGATTTTGGCAAATCACTCCGAAGAGAGTACTGTTAAACCAGGCGATATTGTTGATATTGAAATTGATATTCGTGCTGCCCGTGATTTTGGTGGAGCCAATGTGGTTAAAAATATTCAGGAGTACAATTTAAGAATTGCTGATCCTCAAAAAACCTTTTTTACTTTCGATTGCAACCCAACGGGTTCAGATCAGAAATATGCTGTTAATCAGCAAATATGCCGATTGTTTGCCCGGGATAATGGAATAAAAGTATACGATATTAATGTTGGTATAGGAACGCATACTTTAATCGAACAAGGTTTGGCTTATTCGGGAATTACTGCTGTAACAACCGATTCTCATGCTAATATTTTAGGTGCCGTAGGAGCATTCGGACAAGGGATGGGCGATAAGGATATTGCTGCTGCAATTCATAAGGGGAAAGTTTGGTTTAAAGTTCCCAAATCTGTTAAAATAAATTTAAATGGAAAACGACCAGAAGGAATTTATGCCAAGGATATTGTTTTGGGTTTGTTGAATCTTTTTGGAGCGAATTCTCTGCTTGGATACTCTGTTGAGGTTTATGGTAGGGAGGTAGATGAACTAACTCTTGATGAAAGAATCACAATTTCATCTATGGCAACAGAAATGGGATGTATTATCATTTTGTTTACTCCAAACGATGCCATAATGGAATACAGTAAGTTTAGAAATGGGAAAAATATTGATTTGGTAAAAGCTGATAATGATGCGCATTATGAAGAAGTTTTTGATTTAAATTTGAATGATTTTGTTCCTAGGGTTTCTTTGCCAGGAGAACCGCATAATACAGTTCCCCTTAGCGATGTTAAAGGAGTGAAAATAGACTCTGCTTTTATTGGAAGCTGTACCAACGGACGAATGGATGATTTTCGTATTGTAGCAAGTATTTTAAAGGGGAAAAAAGTAGCTCCAGATGTTGTTTTTAAGATTGTGCCAGCTACAGACGAAATTTGGAATGAATGTCTTAAGGAAGGCTTGATTAATATCTTTAAGGAAGCAGGAGCAATGGTTTCCAATGCCGGTTGTGCCGGTTGTGCAGCCGGACAAGTTGGACAAAACGGAGAAGGAGAAGTAAGCATAAGCACTGGGAATAGAAATTTTCCTGGTAAGCAGGGAAAAGGAGAGGTGTATTTGGCTTCTCCAGCAACAGTTGCCGCCTCGGCAATTGCAGGCTGCATTGTTTCGCACGATCAGATTCCAGAGCTTCCTGTGAAATTTGGCAAGGAAAATATAAAAGTAAAAGAAGTGGAAACAATGCTTTGTTCGACTTCTAAAATCATCCATAAACCCAAAAAAATAGAAGGTCGCGTATGGTACATTCCAATTGATAATATCGATACAGATATGATTTTTCACAATCGCTATCTCTCTATTACAGATAGTAGTGAAATGGGACAATATACCTTCGATAATCTGGAAGGCTACGAAGATTTTGCCAAAAAAGCCAAACCGGGAGATATTATTATAGTTCATAAGAATTTTGGTAGTGGAAGTTCACGGCAGCAGGCGGTTGATTGTTTTAAAGCATTGGGAATTCAAGCTGTTCTTGCAGAATCTTACGGAGCAATTTATGAGCGAAATGCCATTAATGCTGCTTTCCCAATTATGACCTGCAATGCAATTTTAGAATTAAATTTAGCCAATGGTGATTTACTTCGTTTGGATTTTGAAACGGGCAAAATTACTAATATCTCTAAGGATATTTCGGTACAAGGAGAACGCTTTTCTGAAGTTCAACTCGAGATTTATCAAAATGGTGGTTTGTTTTAG
- a CDS encoding MFS transporter has translation MSKTYSGNIPKLYAIKIAKWFMLTMPIIVLFYQENGLSMQDVLTLKGIYSVAVVVLEIPSGYIADVWGRKKSLILGSILGCLGFIVYSFSHDFYGFLIAEIILGIGSSFISGSDSAMLYDSLLKMGKGKDYLKQESRIMSVGNFAEALAGIAGGSLALISLRTPFVFQSFIAFIAIPASLLLIDPNQNSAKIKVGFNHILSIIKFSLWDNAILRWNIVLSSVIGCATLTLAWFIQPYLRDLNLEVSTIGVIWTLLNLTVGFVALSAHKIEAYLGKIGTSIFIVLGISLGFILTGWFNSLIGVGVLFFFYIVRGIATPVLKDYINRITKSEMRATVLSVRNFIIRICFALVGPFLGWYTDHFTLSSALMLAGVIFFILGGISVFFMAKVEK, from the coding sequence ATGAGCAAAACATACTCCGGAAATATCCCCAAGCTTTACGCAATTAAAATTGCCAAGTGGTTCATGCTTACCATGCCCATTATCGTTCTTTTTTATCAGGAAAATGGGTTGAGTATGCAGGATGTTCTTACTCTTAAAGGAATTTATTCGGTTGCTGTTGTAGTTCTTGAAATTCCTTCGGGATACATTGCTGATGTTTGGGGAAGGAAAAAATCATTAATCTTAGGTTCCATTTTAGGCTGTTTGGGTTTTATCGTTTACTCTTTCAGCCATGATTTCTACGGTTTCTTAATCGCTGAAATAATCTTAGGTATTGGTAGTAGTTTTATATCCGGATCGGATTCGGCCATGCTTTACGATAGTCTGCTTAAAATGGGTAAGGGTAAAGACTACCTAAAACAGGAAAGTCGAATAATGTCTGTCGGTAACTTTGCCGAAGCTCTTGCAGGTATTGCCGGAGGAAGTCTGGCTTTAATCAGCTTAAGAACGCCTTTTGTGTTTCAATCATTTATTGCTTTTATTGCCATACCCGCCTCCCTTTTATTAATTGATCCGAACCAAAATTCTGCAAAAATAAAAGTCGGATTCAATCATATTTTAAGTATCATAAAATTCTCGTTGTGGGACAATGCAATTCTGCGTTGGAACATTGTTCTCTCATCGGTAATTGGATGTGCTACACTTACTCTAGCGTGGTTTATTCAGCCTTACTTGCGCGATTTGAATCTGGAAGTAAGCACTATTGGTGTAATTTGGACTCTCCTGAACCTAACTGTTGGTTTCGTGGCTTTATCTGCTCATAAAATAGAAGCTTATCTTGGTAAAATTGGAACTTCGATATTTATTGTGCTTGGAATTTCCTTGGGCTTTATTTTAACAGGATGGTTTAATTCTCTAATTGGCGTTGGTGTACTTTTCTTTTTTTATATTGTGCGTGGAATTGCCACTCCTGTTTTAAAAGATTATATCAACAGAATAACTAAATCGGAAATGCGGGCAACGGTTTTATCGGTTCGTAACTTCATTATTCGAATCTGCTTTGCTCTTGTTGGTCCGTTTTTGGGTTGGTATACCGATCATTTCACCCTTTCTTCTGCTTTAATGCTAGCTGGAGTAATCTTCTTTATACTAGGTGGAATTAGTGTGTTTTTTATGGCAAAGGTAGAGAAATAA
- a CDS encoding sulfatase-like hydrolase/transferase: protein MCFKQKGIGAFFLVMSLFVFSNAKLASAKKVKKQNVLLIFTDDHRYSGVHALGKQDVKTPNMDALANNGIAFTNTYLMGAFSGATCMPSRGMLMTGRQLFHLQGQGHVIPKSQTTIGEAFKKAGYNTQMVGKWHQDNKSLVRSFDSGSTVMGRGLYLTDHFRMPLWDWDKEAKFSKKDAYLLVYDENGNTVRRALTKDDKRGPTGTEEDGPHTSEIFADKAIEYIENYNKKDPFFMYLAFHAPHDPRQAPQKYKDMYPVDSIQLPPSYMPQHPFDNGHLVLRDEALATWPRTPQIARQHLSDYYAIITHLDAQIGRVIKALKESGEYENTLIVFSGDSGLAVGCHGLMGKQSVYDEDGVHVPFIISGANVEEKGKRIDALTYTYDIFPTICDLTGVSIPESVDGKSVVPIIKGEKKQVRDYTYHAYRQHQRAYRKGDYKLIEFVRAKDYDRKTKSEFVSGSRVTLLFNYKNDPWETTNLAFLPEFKEVLEEMQKEMKEKAVDLGDYKEQVDYAYDFWDFY, encoded by the coding sequence ATGTGTTTCAAACAAAAAGGTATTGGTGCTTTTTTTCTTGTAATGAGCTTGTTCGTATTTTCTAATGCGAAACTTGCCAGTGCAAAGAAAGTAAAAAAGCAAAATGTATTACTAATTTTTACGGATGATCATAGATATTCGGGTGTTCATGCACTGGGAAAGCAAGATGTGAAAACACCTAATATGGATGCTTTGGCCAATAATGGGATTGCATTTACAAATACTTATTTGATGGGTGCTTTTTCGGGCGCAACTTGTATGCCAAGTCGTGGAATGTTAATGACTGGTCGACAGTTGTTTCATTTGCAAGGGCAAGGGCATGTAATTCCTAAAAGTCAGACTACCATTGGAGAAGCGTTTAAGAAGGCTGGTTACAACACCCAAATGGTTGGGAAATGGCATCAGGATAACAAATCTTTGGTTCGTTCTTTCGATTCTGGATCGACAGTTATGGGACGTGGTCTTTATCTTACCGATCATTTTCGAATGCCTCTTTGGGATTGGGATAAGGAAGCAAAATTTAGTAAAAAAGATGCTTATTTGTTGGTTTATGATGAGAATGGAAATACTGTTCGTAGAGCACTTACGAAAGATGATAAGAGAGGCCCTACAGGAACAGAAGAAGACGGACCACATACCTCAGAGATTTTTGCCGATAAAGCGATAGAATATATCGAGAATTACAATAAGAAAGATCCTTTTTTTATGTATTTGGCCTTTCATGCTCCTCATGATCCTCGTCAGGCGCCACAAAAGTATAAGGATATGTATCCGGTTGATAGTATTCAATTGCCTCCGTCGTATATGCCACAGCATCCTTTCGATAATGGACACTTGGTTTTACGCGATGAGGCTTTGGCAACTTGGCCGAGAACACCTCAAATTGCTCGTCAGCACTTGTCCGATTATTATGCGATCATTACTCATTTAGATGCTCAAATTGGACGAGTAATCAAGGCATTAAAAGAAAGTGGAGAGTATGAAAATACATTGATTGTTTTTTCTGGAGACAGCGGATTGGCTGTTGGTTGCCACGGTTTAATGGGGAAACAAAGTGTTTACGATGAGGATGGAGTTCATGTTCCATTCATTATTTCTGGTGCTAATGTGGAAGAAAAAGGGAAACGAATCGATGCATTAACATACACCTACGATATTTTTCCCACTATTTGTGATTTAACGGGGGTGTCAATTCCCGAATCGGTTGATGGGAAAAGTGTAGTGCCTATAATTAAAGGAGAAAAAAAACAAGTAAGAGATTATACTTATCATGCCTATCGTCAGCATCAAAGAGCATATCGTAAAGGAGATTATAAGTTAATTGAATTTGTTCGTGCGAAAGATTACGATAGAAAGACAAAAAGTGAGTTTGTCTCAGGTTCTCGGGTTACACTTTTGTTCAATTATAAAAATGATCCCTGGGAAACAACAAACTTGGCTTTTCTACCTGAATTTAAAGAAGTATTGGAAGAAATGCAGAAAGAAATGAAAGAGAAAGCTGTTGACTTGGGCGATTATAAAGAACAGGTTGATTATGCTTATGATTTCTGGGATTTTTATTAA
- a CDS encoding glycoside hydrolase family 28 protein yields MLKNKLRSFRFVGLILIVLLIGCTKKTVWNIQDFGAKGDGESLNTSFIQKAIDECSKAGGGTVLISDGKYISGTILLKDNVKLKIAEGAQLIGSSNPKDYQLIDPFTDAVGQQRGKCLIGALNAKNIALIGKGTVDGRGQLFKQVELAKTLKKLGIEKIKLKEYVSNRPFLVRFVKSSGIIVTDISLKQPAAWTCHFFQCNDILVDGINIHSHAHKNNDGIDLDSSKDAVIKNCTIDAGDDAICFKTTSPVATQNVEVSNCQLKSDWGTIKFGTESMGDFRNITITNCYIHETRGGGIKILSVDGANIHNIKIDSIEMEKVDMPIFIRLGERLRTYRDAPKQEVGSISNVTISNVIATTWNKEESRVSPPSGILMTGTKKHLIEAVKLKNIQIYLPGGGTKEQSKLVIQEDEKRYPEFNFFGVLPSYGIMGRHIQSLDIENVVIKTESKDDRYPVVMDDVQSLKVNNVEINGEKYQIQ; encoded by the coding sequence ATGTTGAAAAATAAATTGCGAAGCTTCCGTTTTGTAGGACTTATTTTAATCGTGTTATTAATAGGATGTACAAAAAAAACGGTTTGGAATATTCAAGATTTTGGAGCAAAAGGAGATGGTGAAAGCTTGAATACCAGCTTCATTCAAAAAGCCATTGACGAATGTAGTAAGGCTGGCGGAGGTACTGTTTTAATTAGTGATGGGAAGTACATTTCCGGAACTATTCTTTTAAAGGACAATGTAAAGTTGAAAATTGCAGAGGGAGCGCAGTTAATTGGTAGTTCGAATCCAAAAGATTATCAGCTTATTGATCCATTTACCGATGCCGTCGGACAGCAGCGTGGTAAATGCTTGATTGGTGCTTTAAATGCAAAGAATATTGCATTAATTGGAAAAGGTACTGTTGATGGACGAGGACAGCTGTTTAAGCAGGTTGAGTTGGCTAAAACATTGAAAAAACTCGGTATTGAAAAAATCAAATTGAAGGAATATGTGAGTAATCGTCCTTTTTTGGTTCGTTTTGTTAAATCATCAGGAATTATTGTGACTGATATTTCTTTAAAGCAACCTGCAGCCTGGACCTGTCACTTTTTTCAATGCAATGATATTTTAGTAGATGGAATTAACATTCATAGCCATGCGCATAAAAATAATGATGGTATCGATTTGGATTCAAGTAAAGATGCAGTAATTAAAAATTGCACCATTGATGCAGGAGACGATGCCATTTGCTTTAAAACCACTAGTCCCGTTGCTACTCAAAATGTTGAAGTTAGCAATTGTCAATTAAAAAGTGATTGGGGAACCATTAAGTTTGGAACCGAATCTATGGGCGATTTTCGTAACATCACAATTACAAATTGTTACATCCACGAAACGCGTGGGGGAGGAATTAAAATTTTAAGTGTTGATGGTGCTAATATCCATAATATTAAAATTGATAGCATTGAAATGGAGAAGGTTGACATGCCAATTTTTATTCGTTTGGGTGAACGCTTACGTACCTACCGAGATGCGCCAAAACAAGAAGTTGGTAGTATAAGCAATGTTACAATTAGCAATGTGATAGCAACCACTTGGAATAAGGAAGAATCAAGAGTTTCTCCACCATCAGGAATTTTAATGACAGGAACAAAAAAGCATCTTATTGAAGCAGTGAAATTAAAGAACATTCAGATTTATTTGCCCGGAGGAGGAACGAAAGAGCAGTCAAAACTTGTTATTCAGGAAGATGAAAAAAGATATCCTGAATTCAATTTTTTTGGTGTGTTGCCATCTTATGGAATTATGGGACGTCATATTCAATCGCTAGATATTGAAAATGTAGTAATTAAGACAGAAAGTAAGGACGATAGATATCCAGTTGTAATGGATGATGTGCAAAGTCTGAAGGTAAATAATGTTGAAATTAATGGTGAAAAGTATCAAATTCAATAA
- a CDS encoding alpha-L-fucosidase, whose translation MIKTNLLKKSLSLFVVATSISFSACVNETAKKEDKQNLYEANWSSLRKHNTPQWLEDAKFGIYSHWGAQSVVLESGNNEMPHAEAIEKWKGEKFSAKEWVDLFERAGAQFAGPVAWHVNGMLNWDSKITDWNSVKKGPKVDIFGSLASEIRKRDMKLIASFHSSTLWGQISTTDTTYVSPKHENVVRGTDPKVYGKEGRFRTEYLQGWLERMTEAMEMYQPDIVWTDVGFGGTLQLEKQKLLQEGKVMETEKGIYMNGIREDVQQAYLSRYFNKAQEWGKEVGFIYKSFDIPPGVAMRDIENGNLDGLQFDPWMADINMQQHMVWPTVWFYNPKNKLKDANMLIDMLADITSKNGRILLNVPPKADGSFADEVKKELYAMGDWLKLNGEAIYGTSPWVIYGEGPAKVTNPGHHGQGKNQGKLIPVYTEKDIRFTQKGNNLYAICLDWPSDKLHIKSLGFNGKLYPGQIEKISLIGSNEKIQWEQIGSELIVAFPEDKPCDFAYCLKIERKKIIEN comes from the coding sequence ATGATTAAAACGAATCTATTAAAAAAGAGTTTGAGTTTGTTCGTTGTGGCAACGAGTATTTCATTTTCTGCATGTGTTAATGAGACAGCGAAAAAAGAAGACAAGCAAAATCTATATGAAGCCAACTGGTCATCTTTGCGAAAGCACAATACCCCGCAATGGCTCGAAGATGCAAAGTTTGGAATTTACAGTCACTGGGGAGCTCAGTCGGTTGTACTCGAAAGTGGAAATAATGAAATGCCTCATGCAGAAGCAATAGAGAAATGGAAAGGTGAAAAATTTTCAGCAAAAGAATGGGTTGATTTGTTTGAACGTGCCGGAGCTCAGTTTGCTGGTCCGGTAGCCTGGCATGTGAATGGCATGTTGAATTGGGATTCGAAAATAACCGATTGGAATTCTGTTAAAAAAGGACCTAAAGTTGATATTTTTGGAAGCCTAGCAAGTGAAATTCGTAAAAGAGATATGAAATTGATTGCATCTTTTCACAGTAGTACTTTGTGGGGGCAAATTTCCACTACCGATACAACTTACGTATCGCCAAAACATGAGAATGTAGTAAGAGGAACAGATCCCAAAGTGTATGGAAAAGAAGGTCGTTTTAGAACAGAATATTTGCAGGGATGGTTAGAGAGAATGACCGAGGCAATGGAAATGTATCAACCTGATATTGTATGGACAGATGTTGGTTTTGGTGGGACTTTACAACTGGAAAAACAGAAGTTGTTGCAGGAAGGAAAAGTAATGGAAACCGAGAAAGGAATTTACATGAATGGGATTCGTGAAGATGTTCAGCAAGCCTACTTGAGTCGGTATTTTAACAAAGCTCAGGAATGGGGAAAAGAGGTTGGTTTCATTTACAAATCATTCGATATTCCTCCAGGAGTTGCAATGCGCGATATCGAAAATGGTAATTTGGATGGTTTGCAATTCGATCCTTGGATGGCTGATATTAACATGCAGCAGCATATGGTTTGGCCAACGGTTTGGTTTTACAATCCTAAAAATAAATTGAAAGATGCAAACATGTTAATTGATATGTTGGCAGATATTACCAGTAAAAATGGTCGTATTTTACTGAATGTACCTCCCAAAGCAGATGGTAGTTTTGCTGATGAAGTGAAAAAAGAATTGTATGCCATGGGCGACTGGTTGAAACTAAATGGAGAGGCCATTTACGGAACATCACCTTGGGTTATTTATGGAGAAGGACCTGCAAAAGTTACCAATCCGGGGCATCATGGTCAAGGAAAAAATCAGGGTAAATTAATTCCTGTTTATACCGAAAAAGATATCCGTTTTACGCAAAAAGGAAATAATTTATATGCAATATGTTTGGATTGGCCAAGCGATAAATTACACATTAAAAGTTTAGGTTTTAATGGGAAATTGTATCCTGGGCAAATAGAAAAAATAAGTTTGATTGGGTCCAATGAAAAAATCCAATGGGAACAAATAGGAAGTGAGTTAATAGTTGCTTTTCCAGAAGATAAACCTTGCGATTTTGCTTATTGTTTGAAGATCGAGAGAAAAAAAATCATTGAAAATTAA
- a CDS encoding glycosyl hydrolase family 28 protein, with product MNKLTRSIGLLICLMMVFFAQVFAKDFNVIDFGAKADGLTKDTKAVQAAIDACTENGGGTVIIPGGKTVVIGTIYLKDFVTLHIENGGVLLGSPDIADYADNTHKNMYKNEPHMDKCLIFAQDAKSFAIEGYGTIDGNGHQKYFTRKTGRPMLLRFLNCSDIHLNNIMLINPAAWTSAWLYCHEISVCGIRIHSRSNGNGDGLDFDGCTNVRVSNCSFDNSDDSICLQSSSKDKACKDVVISNCIFETKWAGMRIGLMSQGDFESVTLTNCTFKNIKDSGLKIQMNEGGAMKNMVFSNLTMRNVPRPIFMTFCQQRAGDDTPEEMYPMKEMKNFTFQNIIVDNTELDKNSAFLFTGLPGYNIENIILKDIQFFVSGGGTKEDATKTDLKEYTLETLKGWWPEFSLIGTLPASGVYMRHMENVFIENFHLTIVGEDARKPIILNDVANGNIEKFYVNGKKYEITELR from the coding sequence ATGAATAAACTTACTAGAAGTATTGGATTGCTAATTTGCTTGATGATGGTTTTTTTTGCTCAAGTATTTGCTAAAGATTTTAATGTAATTGATTTTGGAGCCAAAGCAGATGGTCTTACAAAAGATACCAAAGCTGTTCAAGCTGCAATTGATGCTTGTACAGAAAATGGAGGGGGAACAGTAATTATCCCGGGCGGAAAAACGGTAGTAATAGGAACAATTTATTTGAAAGATTTTGTTACGCTTCATATAGAGAATGGAGGAGTTTTATTGGGAAGTCCTGATATTGCTGACTATGCCGACAATACGCATAAAAATATGTACAAAAATGAACCTCACATGGATAAGTGCCTCATTTTTGCGCAAGATGCAAAATCTTTTGCCATTGAGGGGTATGGTACTATCGACGGAAATGGTCATCAAAAATATTTTACTAGAAAGACAGGTAGACCAATGTTGTTGCGTTTTTTGAATTGCTCCGATATTCATCTGAATAACATTATGCTTATTAATCCAGCAGCTTGGACTTCTGCTTGGTTGTATTGTCATGAAATTAGTGTGTGTGGCATTCGAATTCATAGTCGTTCTAATGGAAATGGTGATGGCCTCGATTTTGATGGCTGCACCAATGTTCGAGTAAGCAATTGTTCATTTGATAACAGCGACGATTCAATTTGTTTGCAATCTTCATCGAAAGACAAAGCTTGTAAAGATGTGGTTATTTCCAATTGTATTTTCGAAACAAAATGGGCCGGAATGCGCATAGGCTTAATGTCTCAGGGTGATTTCGAATCGGTTACCCTTACCAATTGCACCTTTAAGAACATTAAAGATTCGGGTTTAAAAATCCAAATGAACGAAGGTGGTGCCATGAAGAATATGGTATTCTCAAATCTTACAATGAGAAATGTACCACGACCTATTTTTATGACTTTTTGCCAGCAACGAGCGGGCGACGATACTCCAGAAGAAATGTATCCGATGAAAGAAATGAAGAATTTTACTTTCCAGAATATCATAGTAGACAATACAGAACTCGATAAGAATTCAGCATTTCTATTCACAGGTTTACCCGGTTATAATATCGAAAATATTATTCTTAAAGACATTCAATTTTTTGTTTCGGGTGGTGGTACAAAAGAAGATGCCACAAAAACAGATCTTAAGGAATATACTTTAGAAACCCTGAAGGGATGGTGGCCCGAATTTAGTCTTATTGGAACTTTGCCTGCTTCTGGTGTTTACATGAGGCACATGGAAAATGTCTTCATCGAAAATTTTCATTTAACTATTGTTGGTGAGGATGCTCGTAAGCCAATCATACTGAATGATGTGGCCAATGGTAATATCGAAAAGTTTTATGTGAATGGGAAAAAGTACGAAATTACAGAATTAAGATAA